The following are encoded together in the Eleftheria terrae genome:
- a CDS encoding thymidylate synthase produces the protein MSAVPARPVRSQYEDFMRHVYTHGTPKTDRTGTGTRSVFGHQMRFDLNEGFPAVTTKKLHLKSIVYELLWFLRGDSNVRWLQQHGVSIWDEWAREDGDLGPVYGVQWRSWPTPDGGHIDQIAEVVQTLKTNPDSRRILVSAWNVAELSKMALMPCHALFQFYVADGRLSCQLYQRSADIFLGVPFNIASYALLTHMVAQQCDLAVGDFIWTGGDCHIYNNHFEQVELQLSREPFPYPVLSIKRRPASLFEYAWEDFELLDYQHHPHIKAPVAV, from the coding sequence ATGTCCGCCGTCCCTGCCCGCCCGGTCCGCTCCCAGTACGAAGACTTCATGCGCCATGTCTATACGCATGGCACGCCCAAGACCGACCGCACCGGCACCGGCACGCGCAGCGTCTTCGGGCACCAGATGCGCTTCGACCTCAACGAAGGTTTTCCGGCGGTCACCACCAAGAAGCTGCACCTGAAGTCCATCGTGTACGAGTTGCTCTGGTTCCTCCGCGGCGACAGCAATGTCCGGTGGTTGCAGCAGCACGGCGTCAGCATTTGGGACGAATGGGCCCGCGAAGACGGCGACCTCGGGCCTGTCTACGGCGTGCAATGGCGCTCCTGGCCAACGCCCGACGGCGGCCACATCGACCAGATCGCCGAGGTCGTGCAGACGCTCAAGACCAACCCGGACTCGCGCCGCATCCTGGTCAGCGCCTGGAACGTCGCCGAGTTGTCGAAGATGGCGCTGATGCCCTGCCACGCGCTGTTCCAGTTCTACGTGGCGGACGGCCGGCTCAGCTGCCAGCTGTACCAACGCAGCGCCGACATCTTCCTCGGCGTGCCCTTCAACATCGCCAGCTATGCGCTGCTCACCCACATGGTGGCCCAGCAATGCGACCTGGCGGTGGGCGACTTCATCTGGACGGGCGGTGATTGCCACATCTACAACAATCACTTCGAGCAGGTGGAGTTGCAGCTGTCGCGCGAGCCTTTTCCCTATCCGGTGCTGTCCATCAAGCGCCGGCCGGCCTCACTGTTCGAGTACGCCTGGGAGGACTTCGAATTGCTCGACTACCAGCACCATCCGCACATCAAGGCCCCGGTGGCTGTGTGA
- a CDS encoding dihydrofolate reductase produces the protein MSLPDLPDLSIIAAVARNGVIGRDNALIWHLPEDLQHFKRTTLGCPVLMGRKTFESIGRPLPGRRNVVLTRDLHWTAPGVEEAPSLQAALELLKHASKVFVIGGAHVYAEALPLVDELVLTEIDADFEGDTYFPDWDRNAFVEVSRETHRSAEGWDYHFVTYHRKPAAAA, from the coding sequence ATGAGCCTGCCCGACCTGCCTGACCTGAGCATCATTGCCGCCGTCGCGCGCAATGGGGTGATCGGCCGCGACAACGCCCTCATCTGGCACCTGCCGGAAGACCTGCAGCACTTCAAGCGCACCACCCTGGGCTGTCCGGTGCTGATGGGCCGCAAGACCTTCGAGTCGATCGGCCGGCCGCTGCCCGGCCGCCGCAATGTGGTGCTGACGCGCGACCTGCACTGGACCGCCCCGGGCGTGGAGGAGGCACCGTCGCTGCAGGCCGCGCTGGAGCTGCTCAAGCACGCCAGCAAGGTGTTCGTCATCGGCGGCGCCCACGTCTACGCCGAAGCCCTGCCCCTGGTGGACGAGCTCGTGCTGACGGAAATCGACGCTGATTTCGAAGGCGACACCTACTTCCCCGACTGGGACCGCAATGCCTTCGTCGAGGTGTCGCGCGAGACGCACCGCTCGGCCGAGGGCTGGGACTACCACTTCGTCACCTACCACCGCAAACCCGCCGCTGCCGCATGA